From Corynebacterium sp. BD556, the proteins below share one genomic window:
- the istB gene encoding IS21-like element helper ATPase IstB, translating into MTRTPASDTTATIHRFARELKAPRIASIHATIAEQARAESWTHEEYLAAVLSVEATARAESGAAQRVKRAGFPSMKTLADFDFTAQPGIDRANIARLETGAWVATAENVVLLGPPGTSKTHLATALGVTAAQQGYRVLFDTAAGWVNTLTEAHTMGKLEPTLKRLSDFHLLIIDELGYIPVEADAANLFFQLVSRRYEHGSIIVTSNLAFSQWAQCFGDVTVATAMVDRIVHHAKIFQHRGTSHRIKGRENPATTPALQPHQAQ; encoded by the coding sequence ATGACCCGCACCCCAGCCAGCGACACCACCGCGACGATCCACCGCTTCGCCAGAGAGCTCAAAGCGCCGCGCATCGCAAGCATCCACGCCACCATCGCCGAACAAGCCCGCGCCGAATCCTGGACGCACGAGGAATACCTCGCCGCGGTGCTGTCTGTCGAAGCCACTGCCAGAGCAGAATCAGGCGCCGCCCAACGCGTCAAACGCGCCGGCTTCCCATCGATGAAAACCCTCGCCGACTTCGACTTCACCGCCCAACCCGGCATCGACCGTGCAAACATCGCCCGTCTTGAAACCGGCGCCTGGGTCGCCACCGCCGAAAACGTTGTCCTGCTCGGCCCACCCGGCACCAGCAAAACCCACCTTGCCACGGCACTCGGCGTCACCGCAGCGCAGCAAGGCTACCGAGTACTCTTCGACACTGCCGCTGGGTGGGTCAACACCCTCACCGAAGCGCACACGATGGGCAAACTAGAACCAACCCTGAAACGCTTAAGCGACTTCCACCTGCTCATCATCGACGAACTCGGCTACATCCCGGTCGAGGCCGACGCCGCGAACCTGTTCTTCCAACTCGTCTCACGCCGATACGAACACGGGTCGATCATCGTGACATCCAACCTGGCGTTTTCCCAATGGGCGCAATGCTTCGGCGACGTCACCGTCGCCACCGCCATGGTTGACCGTATTGTCCACCACGCCAAAATCTTCCAACACCGCGGCACCAGCCACCGCATCAAGGGAAGGGAAAACCCCGCAACAACCCCCGCCCTGCAACCACATCAGGCACAATAA
- a CDS encoding Mu transposase domain-containing protein yields MESWFRKNVAKIRPEYLPPDPVDTLDHLPGHEIQCDLTFAPGGLPDDTGAFRTLPVLVMVAAHSRFAGAQILPSRTTDDLLAGMWDLLEHTFSAVPTRLVWDREPGIGKARLCDPVAAFAGALGCKIVQTPPRDPESKGIVERTNGYMKTSFFPARRFTTRQDVQTQLDEWFTTVANVRTHAVLKTSPTEAFRLDRAGMRPLPPYAPTFGTRPAVRLPRNYYVTVDTNHYSVDPGYVDRLVTVHTTLNHVIVTGPGGKTIATHQRIWAKGRTITDPAHQAAAKVLRHQRAAVTAPKPSLDVDVADLSVYDRICSTPIKRTTA; encoded by the coding sequence TTGGAATCATGGTTCCGCAAAAACGTAGCCAAAATACGCCCGGAATACCTTCCACCAGATCCGGTCGACACGTTGGACCACCTGCCGGGACATGAGATCCAGTGCGACTTAACCTTCGCCCCGGGCGGGCTGCCCGATGACACAGGAGCGTTTCGCACGCTGCCGGTGTTGGTGATGGTTGCTGCTCATTCCCGTTTCGCCGGGGCGCAGATCTTGCCGTCGCGCACCACCGACGATCTGCTAGCCGGGATGTGGGACCTGCTCGAGCACACGTTTTCGGCAGTTCCCACTCGACTGGTATGGGACCGTGAACCCGGCATCGGCAAAGCTCGACTGTGCGACCCAGTAGCCGCGTTCGCCGGTGCCTTGGGCTGCAAGATCGTCCAAACCCCACCCAGAGATCCGGAATCCAAAGGCATCGTTGAGCGCACCAACGGGTACATGAAAACCTCGTTCTTCCCGGCACGGCGATTCACCACGCGACAAGATGTGCAAACCCAACTCGATGAATGGTTCACCACCGTAGCCAACGTGAGAACACACGCAGTGCTGAAAACCTCGCCAACTGAAGCGTTCAGACTCGATCGGGCCGGGATGCGACCGCTGCCACCGTATGCGCCCACCTTCGGCACCCGCCCCGCAGTACGGCTGCCGCGCAACTACTACGTCACCGTCGACACCAACCATTACAGCGTCGACCCCGGCTACGTTGACCGGCTCGTGACGGTCCACACCACCTTGAACCACGTCATCGTGACCGGACCCGGCGGAAAGACAATCGCCACCCACCAGCGAATCTGGGCGAAAGGACGAACAATCACCGACCCCGCCCACCAAGCCGCGGCCAAAGTACTGCGCCACCAACGCGCGGCCGTGACCGCACCGAAACCCAGCCTCGATGTCGATGTCGCCGACTTAAGCGTCTACGACCGCATCTGCTCAACACCAATTAAAAGGACCACCGCATGA
- a CDS encoding DUF6270 domain-containing protein — MHDVTVFGSCISRDVFSQPLEHLRLRAYFARSSWISATSAPVPRPKQPSSLESSFQQRMLENDFRSSVLPQLDRLEPQILLLDLVDERSGVLRTIDGGYITDLSELKHSGWRDQLRGPRKVPFGSDEHFDLFRAATPAVFRAAKKHKIVVLQSLFATRDLEGERLADLNGREITEWNNLYSPYFTFLDDFGANILKVPEELCVADSNHRWGTAPYHYIPEFYEWVAKELERSGGDEDSRR; from the coding sequence ATGCACGACGTGACAGTTTTTGGCAGTTGTATTTCTCGTGATGTCTTCTCCCAACCGCTAGAGCATCTTCGCCTCCGGGCGTATTTCGCGCGCAGCTCGTGGATTTCAGCCACCAGCGCTCCGGTACCCCGCCCCAAGCAGCCGTCATCCCTGGAGAGCTCTTTTCAACAGCGCATGCTCGAAAATGATTTCCGGTCGAGTGTTTTGCCCCAATTAGACCGCCTGGAACCGCAAATTTTGCTTTTAGACCTAGTAGACGAAAGAAGCGGAGTTCTGAGAACCATAGACGGCGGGTATATAACAGATCTTTCGGAGCTGAAGCACTCAGGCTGGCGCGACCAGCTCCGTGGACCACGAAAGGTTCCTTTCGGCAGCGATGAACACTTCGACTTATTCCGCGCGGCCACCCCCGCTGTATTTCGTGCAGCAAAGAAACATAAGATCGTTGTGCTCCAGTCGCTTTTTGCGACGCGCGATTTGGAGGGAGAAAGACTGGCTGACCTAAACGGGAGAGAAATCACCGAATGGAACAATCTTTACTCTCCATATTTCACATTCCTCGATGATTTTGGGGCAAATATCTTAAAAGTGCCTGAAGAACTTTGTGTGGCGGATTCCAACCATAGATGGGGAACGGCCCCTTACCACTACATCCCAGAATTCTATGAATGGGTCGCTAAAGAGCTTGAGAGGTCCGGTGGAGATGAAGACAGCAGGCGTTGA
- a CDS encoding glycosyltransferase family 4 protein: MRALFPLKLVVVLLTSTARLGMENPELLAEKIRERLRQSGVRVPFASPNKSQGNETEFLRTAFEKGDLGFLASRRLTFSQWIRTRSRALPRVARQTLEVLRMQIYPGVVGGRNSAIRPLFMLTNSLPHTTSGYTFRSQGLLQALSDEGIKTLAATRYAYPLVVGRFPGGDVERVGDVEYCRQIPWIYRSSMRVRIEKSARMLADLARENEATILHTTTDYKNALVVSKAARELGIPWVYEVRGEPEKTWLSRQPKAEQPLRKASDYYRGSRARETFAMQQASGVVVLSEVSRENLVERGVDPKKIVVVPNAVEAKYVGMKCDRRGIRTELGLAHDVTWVGSISSLVQYEGFDDLIRAVAQVSDVFLLIVGEGVDRPRLENLVDRLNVADRVKFVGKQPNESIWKWYACLDAFVVPRKDTEVCRTVTPIKPLMAQALGIPVIASDLPALREITGGLATYHRPESVEDLARVLRGVESNPAQDQRSIEWALKHTWQANATKLVEMYQRLLSSSPPDLSSSLATHS; encoded by the coding sequence GTGAGGGCTTTGTTTCCACTCAAACTCGTCGTAGTTCTTCTAACTTCAACAGCTCGCTTGGGTATGGAAAATCCGGAGCTGTTAGCAGAAAAGATCCGCGAACGTCTCCGCCAGTCTGGTGTGCGCGTACCTTTTGCCTCGCCAAATAAGTCTCAGGGAAATGAGACTGAGTTTTTGCGAACTGCGTTCGAGAAAGGAGATTTGGGCTTTCTTGCGTCTCGTCGACTAACTTTCTCTCAATGGATTCGTACTCGGAGCAGGGCGTTGCCGCGGGTCGCGAGGCAAACACTCGAAGTCCTCCGAATGCAAATTTATCCCGGCGTGGTAGGGGGCAGGAACAGCGCTATTCGCCCATTGTTTATGTTGACCAATAGTCTTCCTCATACAACCTCCGGATACACTTTTCGGAGCCAAGGTTTGTTGCAAGCGCTTTCTGATGAAGGGATCAAAACTCTGGCGGCCACCCGTTACGCCTATCCGCTCGTGGTTGGAAGGTTCCCAGGCGGAGATGTAGAACGCGTTGGAGATGTGGAGTACTGCCGCCAAATCCCGTGGATTTATAGGTCGAGCATGCGTGTGCGCATAGAAAAATCCGCACGGATGTTGGCAGATCTTGCGCGCGAAAATGAAGCGACGATCTTGCATACTACGACGGACTACAAGAATGCCCTCGTGGTGTCGAAAGCAGCTCGCGAACTGGGAATTCCTTGGGTTTATGAGGTAAGGGGAGAGCCGGAAAAGACGTGGCTTTCGCGCCAGCCGAAGGCAGAACAACCTCTCCGCAAGGCTTCTGATTACTACCGTGGATCCCGCGCACGTGAAACTTTTGCGATGCAACAAGCGAGTGGAGTAGTGGTCCTCAGTGAAGTCTCTCGAGAGAATCTTGTTGAAAGAGGAGTCGATCCAAAGAAGATTGTCGTTGTCCCAAATGCAGTTGAAGCGAAGTATGTCGGCATGAAATGTGACCGAAGGGGAATTCGAACCGAGCTCGGACTTGCCCATGACGTTACCTGGGTAGGAAGCATCTCATCGTTGGTGCAATACGAAGGCTTTGATGACTTGATTCGCGCTGTGGCTCAAGTAAGCGATGTGTTTTTGCTCATCGTAGGTGAAGGCGTGGATCGACCCCGTCTGGAAAATTTGGTAGATCGTTTGAACGTAGCGGATCGTGTGAAGTTCGTGGGAAAACAACCGAACGAATCAATTTGGAAGTGGTACGCCTGTTTGGACGCTTTTGTTGTCCCACGAAAAGACACGGAGGTGTGCCGTACGGTTACTCCCATCAAACCATTAATGGCGCAGGCTCTCGGAATTCCTGTTATCGCTAGTGACCTTCCGGCTCTCCGAGAGATTACGGGTGGACTAGCGACGTACCATCGCCCGGAATCGGTCGAGGATCTCGCACGAGTTCTTCGGGGAGTGGAGTCTAATCCTGCACAGGATCAAAGATCCATTGAATGGGCGTTGAAGCACACATGGCAAGCTAATGCGACGAAGCTCGTGGAAATGTATCAACGCCTGCTGTCTTCATCTCCACCGGACCTCTCAAGCTCTTTAGCGACCCATTCATAG